The Fragaria vesca subsp. vesca linkage group LG2, FraVesHawaii_1.0, whole genome shotgun sequence genome includes a window with the following:
- the LOC101291012 gene encoding uncharacterized protein LOC101291012 has protein sequence MITRSNLADQLREYQIRSKHDWASVSFFSSTSNHTLSRVDVVLFVIWELVILAFLVFSAVSLYFRHMRLAFILACIAMLLLLCIKVTRQVKLARKKKRRMLLPLSM, from the exons ATGATAACGCGATCGAATCTGGCGGATCAGTTGAGAGAGTATCAGATTCGATCGAAGCATGACTGGGCCTCCGTCTCGTTCTTCTCCTCCACCTCTAACCACACTTTGTCAAG GGTAGATGTTGTGCTCTTTGTAATATGGGAATTGGTAATTCTAGCTTTCCTGGTGTTCTCAGCAGTTTCATTGTACTTTAGGCATATGCGACTTGCTTTCATCCTAGCATGCATCGCAATGCTTTTGCTTTTGTGCATAAAAGTTACTAGACAAGTGAAGTTGGCTCGGAAAAAGAAACGAAGGATGCTGCTTCCATTATCTATGTAA
- the LOC101301076 gene encoding lysine-specific histone demethylase 1 homolog 1-like — protein METADQPQNPSDNLNDVVSGVSSPETDSSSPQETNQNHSSAPPQEAPISDSQDDSSEPIAEDTPNEPPQNPTGPGPAETTGLPPKRRRRRKKFFTELIGTPSMAKSRRTDLNKEVDTEALIALSVGFPVDSLTEEEIEANVVPVIGGVEQANYIVVRNHILSRWRSNVSFWLTREMALESIRLEHKALVDKAYNFLVEHGYINFGLAPAIRDAKLRSFDGSERGNVVIVGAGLAGLVAARQLVFLGFKVVVLEGRSRPGGRVKTKKMRGEGLEAAADLGGSVLTGINGNPLGVLARQLELPLHKVRDLCPLYLPDGKSVNSEMDDRIEASFNKLLDRVCKLRHAMIEEVKSVDVPLGTALEAFRRVCSVAQNPQERMLLDWHLANLEYANATLMSNLSMAYWDQDDPYEMGGDHCFIPGGNETFVRALAEGLPIFYDRTVQSIRYGADGVLVYANGQEFRGDMVLCTVPLGVLKKGSIEFVPELPQRKKDAIQSLGFGLLNKVAILFPYNFWGGDLDTFGHLTEDPSMRGEFFLFYSYSSVSGGPLLVALVAGDAAIKFEQMSPLESVNRVLEILRGIFHPKGIAVPDPIQAVCTRWGKDDFAYGSYSYVAVGSSGDDYDILAESIGDGRVFFAGEATNKQYPATMHGALLSGMREAANILRVAKKRTIIPSQKFNISSKEDEDLDNLFDTPDLTFGSFSVLFDPRSSDPESTSLFRVKLGGEKLDMGSFSLYGLILKKHTFKLRDVDGDGNRMTMLNFEFGVRLVGRKGLSGVAESLIACIRLAKSGMKQ, from the coding sequence ATGGAAACAGCAGACCAACCCCAAAACCCTTCCGATAACCTAAACGACGTCGTCTCCGGCGTTTCCTCGCCGGAAACTGACTCATCGAGCCCTCAGGAAACCAACCAAAACCATTCCTCGGCACCTCCTCAGGAAGCGCCGATCTCGGACTCCCAAGACGACTCCTCCGAGCCCATCGCTGAAGACACGCCTAATGAACCGCCTCAAAACCCTACCGGACCGGGTCCGGCGGAAACCACCGGCCTGCCGCCAAAACGACGCCGTCGGAGGAAGAAGTTCTTCACGGAGCTCATCGGCACTCCGTCGATGGCCAAGAGCCGCCGCACCGACCTGAACAAGGAGGTCGACACCGAAGCGCTGATAGCGCTCTCGGTAGGGTTTCCGGTGGACTCGCTCACGGAGGAGGAGATCGAGGCCAACGTGGTCCCCGTCATCGGCGGAGTTGAGCAGGCCAACTACATCGTCGTCCGGAACCACATTCTGTCCAGGTGGCGGTCCAACGTGTCGTTCTGGCTGACCAGGGAGATGGCGCTGGAGTCGATTCGGCTGGAGCATAAAGCATTGGTGGACAAAGCTTACAATTTTCTGGTGGAGCATGGCTACATAAACTTCGGGTTAGCTCCGGCGATTAGAGATGCGAAATTGAGGTCGTTTGATGGCTCCGAGAGGGGCAATGTGGTCATTGTGGGAGCCGGTTTGGCCGGCTTGGTGGCGGCGAGGCAGTTGGTGTTTTTGGGGTTTAAAGTTGTGGTGTTGGAAGGGAGGAGTAGGCCTGGAGGGAGAGTGAAGACGAAGAAAATGAGAGGGGAGGGATTGGAGGCTGCAGCTGATCTCGGTGGGAGTGTCCTCACCGGAATAAATGGGAATCCGCTAGGGGTTCTAGCTCGGCAACTGGAGCTGCCTCTGCATAAGGTGAGGGACCTTTGCCCGCTTTATTTACCAGATGGAAAATCGGTGAATTCTGAGATGGATGATAGAATAGAGGCTTCGTTTAATAAGTTGTTAGATAGAGTTTGTAAGCTTAGGCATGCAATGATTGAGGAAGTGAAGTCTGTGGACGTTCCGTTAGGGACTGCGCTGGAGGCTTTTCGAAGAGTGTGTAGTGTGGCTCAGAATCCACAGGAGAGAATGCTCTTGGATTGGCATCTAGCTAATTTGGAATATGCAAATGCCACCTTGATGTCTAATTTGTCAATGGCGTATTGGGATCAGGATGATCCCTATGAGATGGGTGGTGATCATTGTTTTATTCCTGGAGGCAATGAGACTTTTGTGCGAGCCCTTGCAGAGGGTCTTCCAATTTTCTATGATAGGACTGTGCAAAGTATTAGGTATGGAGCTGATGGGGTTTTGGTTTATGCAAATGGCCAGGAGTTTCGAGGGGACATGGTTCTTTGCACTGTGCCATTAGGTGTGCTTAAGAAGGGGTCGATTGAATTTGTCCCAGAGCTTCCACAAAGGAAGAAAGATGCAATTCAGAGTTTGGGATTCGGATTGTTGAATAAAGTGGCCATATTGTTTCCATATAACTTCTGGGGCGGAGATCTTGATACTTTTGGGCATTTGACCGAAGACCCGAGTATGAGAGGCGAGTTCTTTCTGTTTTACAGCTATTCTTCTGTATCAGGAGGTCCTCTTCTGGTTGCACTTGTTGCAGGAGATGCTGCCATTAAGTTTGAGCAGATGTCTCCTTTGGAGTCTGTGAATAGGGTGTTAGAGATACTGAGGGGCATTTTCCACCCTAAAGGTATTGCTGTTCCAGACCCTATTCAGGCAGTGTGTACTCGGTGGGGGAAGGATGACTTCGCATATGGGTCGTATTCATATGTTGCAGTAGGTTCTTCAGGAGACGATTACGATATTCTTGCAGAAAGCATTGGGGATGGGAGAGTATTCTTTGCTGGAGAGGCCACTAATAAGCAGTATCCTGCAACAATGCACGGAGCTTTGCTCAGTGGGATGAGAGAGGCTGCTAACATCCTGAGAGTAGCTAAAAAGAGGACAATAATCCCATCACAGAAATTTAATATTTCTTCCAAGGAAGATGAGGATTTGGATAATTTGTTTGACACCCCTGACTTAACATTTGGGAGCTTCTCCGTTTTGTTTGATCCCAGGTCGTCGGATCCTGAGTCTACATCCTTGTTTAGGGTGAAACTCGGAGGGGAGAAGTTGGACATGGGAAGTTTCAGTCTGTACGGCTTAATTTTGAAGAAGCATACCTTTAAGCTGAGAGATGTAGATGGTGATGGGAACAGGATGACAATGTTGAATTTCGAATTTGGAGTGAGGCTGGTTGGGAGAAAAGGTCTGAGTGGTGTTGCAGAATCTCTTATCGCCTGCATTAGATTAGCTAAATCAGGTATGAAACAGTAG
- the LOC101303769 gene encoding LOW QUALITY PROTEIN: dehydrin COR47-like (The sequence of the model RefSeq protein was modified relative to this genomic sequence to represent the inferred complete CDS: inserted 1 base in 1 codon) — protein sequence MAGEYNKGHEYETKAEEGGPVETQDRGMFDFLGKKKEEEKPVHHEQMVSEFEKVKVSEPEPAYVDCSSKPVEHGYHHEEPKEEHKKEEEKKHETLSEKLRRSDSSSSSSSDEEGDDEEKXKKRKEKKGLKEKLKEKIAGDKEEEEKKKHGYEQDTEVPVEKFHEEDEKKGFLEKIKDKLPGHKKPEDVPVASPPPPEYENVEPAYHEGEVKEKKGLLEKIKEKIPGYHPKTEEEKLEKEKEKPTGSY from the exons ATGGCGGGTGAGTACAACAAAGGCCACGAGTACGAGACCAAGGCCGAGGAGGGCGGTCCAGTTGAGACCCAAGATCGTGGGATGTTTGATTTCTTGGGGAAGAAGAAGGAGGAGGAGAAGCCTGTTCATCATGAACAGATGGTCAGCGAGTTCGAGAAAGTCAAGGTGTCTGAGCCTGAGCCAGCTTATGTAGACTGCAGCAGCAAACCTGTTGAGCATGGCTATCATCACGAGGAACCTAAGGAGGAACATAAGAAGGAGGAGGAGAAGAAGCATGAAACTCTCTCCGAGAAGCTTCGCCGATCCGACAGCAGCTCCAGCTCG TCAAGTGACGAGGAAGGAGACGATGAAGAGA AAAAGAAGAGGAAGGAGAAGAAGGGACTGAAGGAGAAGCTCAAGGAGAAGATCGCCGGCGACAAAGAAGAAGAAGAGAAGAAGAAACACGGCTACGAGCAGGACACTGAGGTCCCGGTGGAGAAGTTCCACG AGGAGGACGAGAAGAAGGGTTTCCTTGAGAAGATCAAGGACAAGCTTCCCGGACACAAGAAGCCGGAAGATGTTCCCGTTGCGTCTCCACCACCGCCGGAGTATGAAAATGTTGAGCCTGCTTACCATGAAGGTGAGGTGAAGGAGAAGAAGGGTTTGTTGGAGAAGATCAAGGAGAAGATTCCCGGGTACCATCCCAAGACTGAGGAAGAGAAGCTGGAGAAGGAGAAAGAGAAGCCAACTGGTTCTTACTGA
- the LOC101301364 gene encoding neutral ceramidase-like: MKIISKFPHPRTLLLSLIVVAICVTKSVSSASNTEENGEYLIGVGSYDMTGPAAGVVMMGYANLGQTTAGVHFRLRARTFIVAERSHGPRFAFVNLDAGMASQLVNIKVLEKLKSRFGDLYTEENVAISGIHTHAGPGGYLQYYLYAISTLGFIQESFDVIVNAIVQSIIQAHHNLKPGSIFINQGDVINAGINRSPSAYLLNPAEERAQYPANVDTLMTLLKFVDGASQKSIGAFSWFATHGTSMSKDNKLISGDNKGAAARFFEDQFATTPIRAPFNSSSTPDIGELVKKAKKIKATGGQRCSKTSSQDCKVRKNDGSLFVGAFCQSNVGDVTPNVLGAFCTDTGRPCDFKHSSCNGNDLLCLGRGPGYPDEILSTKIIGERQFKKAADLFTSASEKLTGAIDYRHVYLDFTDIEVELEGNKKVKTCPAAVGAGFAAGTTDGPGISGFQQGDTEIPGKYIKLRDGLQKPSQYQLDCQEPKNVLLSTGEMFKPYAWAPAIVPIQMLRLGKLIILSVPGEFTTMAGRRLRDAVKETLISYSKGEFDENTHIVIAGLTNTYSQYIATFEEYTQQRYEGASTLYGPHTLSAYIQEFEKLAKAMAKGEKVISKGPSPPDLSSVLIKTLLGTSGELPPPNTKFGDMKKDIIIPKSGSFRKGDLNRPNATFWSANPNYDLLTEGTYAVVEMLQGDNWVSVYDDDDFSVVFKWSRDDSGLYSTATIEWEIPRDANLGVYRLRHFGSSRKTKDSPISYFTGASSGFAVA, encoded by the exons ATGAAGATCATAAGCAAATTTCCTCACCCAAGAACACTCTTATTATCACTTATTGTTGTTGCTATATGTGTTACAAAATCAGTGAGTAGTGCTTCTAATACTGAAGAAAATGGCGAGTATTTGATCGGAGTTGGAAGCTATGACATGACCGGACCGGCTGCCGGAGTAGTCATGATGGGTTACGCCAACTTGGGCCAAACCACTGCGGGTGTACATTTCCGGCTAAGAGCCAGAACTTTCATAGTGGCTGAGAGATCCCATGGTCCAAGGTTTGCCTTTGTTAATCTTGATGCAGGGATGGCCTCACAACTCGTTAATATTAAAGTTCTGGAGAAACTCAAATCAAG GTTTGGCGATTTATATACCGAGGAAAATGTGGCGATTAGTGGCATTCACACCCATGCAGGACCTGGAGGTTATTTGCAGTATTACCTTTACGCTATATCAACTCTAGGATTCATCCAAGAATCATTCGATGTCATTGTCAATGCAATTGTGCAGAGCATTATTCAGGCTCATCATAACCTCAAACCTGGTTCCATTTTCATCAACCAAG GGGATGTGATCAACGCCGGAATAAACAGGAGTCCAAGCGCTTATCTGCTAAACCCGGCAGAGGAGAGAGCACAGTATCCGGCCAACGTTGATACCCTGATGACTCTTTTGAAGTTTGTGGATGGTGCCAGCCAGAAGAGCATTGGAGCATTCAGCTGGTTTGCCACTCATGGAACCTCCATGAGCAAAGACAACAAGCTCATCAGTGGAGACAACAAAGGCGCAGCTGCGCGGTTCTTTGAGGACCAGTTTGCTACAACTCCCATCAGAGCACCCTTCAACTCGTCTAGCACACCAG ATATTGGTGAGTTAGTAAAGAAGGCAAAGAAGATCAAAGCAACAGGAGGGCAGCGCTGCAGTAAAACAAGCAGCCAAGACTGTAAGGTGAGGAAGAACGACGGGTCACTATTCGTGGGAGCTTTTTGCCAATCTAATGTTGGAGATGTGACCCCGAATGTGCTCGGCGCATTCTGCACTGATACCGGAAGACCTTGTGACTTCAAGCATTCCTCATGCAATGGGAATGACCTGCTTTGCCTCGGCCGTGGACCTGG GTACCCTGATGAAATACTAAGCACCAAAATTATAGGGGAAAGACAGTTTAAGAAGGCAGCTGATCTATTTACATCAGCATCAGAGAAATTAACCGGGGCTATCGATTACCGTCACGTGTACCTAGACTTTACTGATATTGAGGTTGAATTGGAAGGAAACAAGAAGGTGAAAACATGTCCAGCAGCAGTTGGTGCTGGTTTTGCTGCTGGGACTACAGATGGTCCTGGTATCTCTGGATTTCAACAAGGTGATACAGAG ATCCCTGGGAAATATATAAAACTTAGGGATGGACTGCAAAAACCTAGCCAATATCAACTGGACTGCCAAGAACCCAAGAATGTTCTGCTTTCCACCGGTGAAATGTTTAAACCTTACGCATGGGCG CCTGCAATTGTCCCTATACAAATGCTCAGATTGGGGAAACTAATCATACTTTCTGTCCCAGGAG AATTCACCACAATGGCGGGGAGGCGTCTAAGGGACGCAGTAAAGGAGACACTGATAAGTTACAGCAAGGGTGAATTTGATGAAAACACCCATATAGTAATAGCAGGCCTGACAAATACTTATTCCCAATATATAGCAACTTTTGAAGAATACACACAACAGAGATATGAG GGTGCTTCCACTCTCTATGGTCCTCATACATTATCAGCATACATCCAAGAATTTGAGAAATTAGCCAAAGCAATGGCAAAAGGAGAGAAAGTCATTTCTAAAGGTCCCTCGCCACCAGATCTTTCCTCTGTACTAATCAAAACTTTACTTGGAACTTCTGGAGAACTGCCTCCACCAAATACAAAGTTTGGAGATATGAAAAAAGATATCATTATACCAAAGAGTGGTTCATTCAGAAAGGGAGATTTGAATAGACCAAATGCCACATTTTGGAGTGCAAACCCAAATTATGACCTGTTGACAGAAGGCACATATGCAGTGGTAGAGATGCTTCAAGGGGATAACTGGGTTTCGGTTTACGATGATGATGATTTCTCTGTGGTTTTCAAGTGGAGTAGAGATGACAGTGGGTTATATAGCACAGCAACCATAGAATGGGAAATACCAAGGGATGCAAATTTGGGGGTGTACAGGCTAAGGCATTTTGGTTCATCAAGAAAAACAAAGGACTCCCCCATCAGCTACTTCACTGGTGCATCTAGTGGGTTTGCAGTGGCATAA
- the LOC101296540 gene encoding alcohol dehydrogenase-like 7-like, which produces MAAMDEKLSSGNRGNPIRCRAAVSRKPGEPLVIEEIIVAPPMPHEVRVRIVYTSLCHSDITFWKMKDFPAVFPRILGHEAIGVVESVGEEVTEVAEGDTVIPTLISECGECVDCRSTKSNLCSKLPFKQISPFMPRHETSRFTDLNGEVIYHFLSVSSFSEYTVVDIAHLTKIDSSIPIFKAAGLLGCGVSTGVGAAWRTANVEPGSTVAIFGLGSIGLAVAEGARLCGATRIIGVDVNQDKFEIGKKFGVTDFINPANCENKSVTELMIEMTKGGADYCFECVGNSSLVQQAYACCRKGWGKAIVLGVDQPGSQLTLPSYDVLHKGKTLMGSFFGGLKPKSDIPVLLNRYINKELQLDEFVTHEMTFEDINKAFDLLIEGKCLRCVICMNTVG; this is translated from the exons ATGGCTGCCATGGATGAGAAGCTGTCAAGTGGAAACAGAGGGAACCCTATTCGATGCAGAG CTGCTGTCTCTCGCAAGCCAGGTGAGCCACTTGTGATAGAAGAGATCATAGTGGCGCCCCCAATGCCCCATGAAGTTCGCGTTCGGATTGTCTATACTTCTTTGTGTCACAGTGATATCACTTTCTGGAAAATGAAG GACTTTCCTGCAGTTTTCCCTAGGATTCTCGGTCATGAAGCTATCGG GGTTGTGGAGAGTGTTGGGGAGGAAGTGACTGAGGTAGCAGAAGGAGATACTGTGATCCCAACATTGATTTCGGAATGTGGAGAATGTGTTGATTGCAGATCAACAAAGAGCAACCTTTGTTCAAAACTCCCCTTCAAGCAGATCTCACCTTTTATGCCCAGACACGAGACAAGCAGATTCACAGACCTCAATGGTGAGGTTATATACCATTTTCTATCTGTGTCGAGTTTTAGCGAGTATACAGTGGTGGACATTGCCCATCTCACAAAGATTGACTCTTCAATACCTATATTCAAGGCTGCAGGCCTTCTAGGTTGTGGAGTATCAACAG GGGTTGGTGCTGCTTGGAGAACAGCAAATGTGGAGCCGGGATCGACCGTGGCTATATTTGGACTTGGTTCAATTGGATTAGCT GTGGCAGAGGGCGCAAGACTGTGTGGAGCTACTAGAATTATCGGCGTGGATGTTAACCAAGACAAATTTGAAATTG GAAAAAAGTTTGGAGTCACTGACTTCATCAATCCTGCAAATTGTGAGAATAAATCTGTGACGGAG TTGATGATTGAGATGACTAAGGGGGGTGCAGATTATTGCTTTGAATGTGTTGGAAATTCATCACTGGTGCAACAAGCTTATGCTTGCTGCCGGAAG GGTTGGGGAAAAGCAATTGTATTAGGTGTGGACCAGCCAGGGTCACAACTGACCCTTCCCTCATATGATGTGCTTCATAAAGGCAAAACTCTCATGGGATCCTTCTTTGGAGGACTCAAACCTAAGTCTGATATCCCTGTGCTCCTCAATCGCTACATCAACAAG GAACTACAGCTAGACGAGTTTGTGACACATGAGATGACATTTGAAGACATCAATAAAGCTTTTGATCTACTCATTGAAGGGAAATGTCTCCGTTGTGTAATCTGTATGAACACAGTAGGCTAG
- the LOC101300020 gene encoding alcohol dehydrogenase-like 7-like, with protein sequence MAERVCGGSRGKSIRCRAAVCRRPSEPLVIEEIIVAPPMPREVRIRVISTSVCHSDILFWRIKDFAAAMFPRILGHEAVGVVESVGEDVNEVSEGDTVIPTFLAECGECRDCKSPKSNLCSKLPFKSSRTAPFMPRYGTSRFTDLNGEAIYHFLSVSSFSEYTVVDIAHVTKIDSGIPLSKAAGLLGCGVSTGFGAACRTANVEPGSTVAIFGLGSVGLAVAEGARLCGATRIIGVDVNEDKFEVGKKFGLTDFVKAANSENKSASESIIEMTDGGADYCFECVGMASLVQEAYACCRKGWGKTIVLGVDKPGSQVIISSSDILTTGKSLTGVIFGGLKPKSDIPILLNRYINKELQLDEFVTHEVTFEDINKAFDLLIEGKSLRCVICMNDQ encoded by the exons ATGGCTGAGAGAGTGTGCGGTGGAAGTAGAGGGAAGTCTATTCGATGCAGAG CTGCGGTGTGTCGGAGGCCAAGTGAGCCGCTAGTGATCGAAGAGATCATAGTGGCACCGCCGATGCCTCGTGAAGTCCGCATTCGAGTTATATCTACTTCTGTCTGCCACAGTGATATCTTGTTCTGGAGGATTAAG GACTTTGCTGCAGCAATGTTCCCTAGAATTCTCGGCCACGAAGCTGTCGG GGTCGTGGAGAGTGTTGGGGAGGATGTCAATGAGGTAAGTGAAGGAGATACTGTCATCCCAACATTCTTGGCAGAATGTGGAGAATGTAGAGATTGCAAATCACCAAAGAGCAACCTATGTTCAAAACTACCCTTCAAGTCCTCACGGACCGCGCCTTTTATGCCAAGATATGGGACAAGCAGATTCACAGACCTCAACGGCGAGGCTATATACCATTTCCTATCTGTGTCTAGTTTTAGTGAGTATACAGTGGTAGACATAGCCCATGTCACAAAGATTGATTCTGGAATACCTCTATCTAAGGCTGCAGGCCTTCTGGGGTGTGGAGTATCAACAG GATTTGGTGCTGCATGTAGAACAGCAAATGTTGAGCCAGGATCAACAGTGGCTATATTTGGGCTCGGTTCAGTTGGATTAGCT GTTGCAGAGGGAGCAAGACTCTGTGGAGCCACAAGAATTATCGGCGTGGATGTGAACGAGGACAAATTTGAAGTTG GGAAAAAGTTTGGACTCACTGACTTCGTCAAAGCTGCAAATTCTGAGAATAAATCTGCGAGTGAG TCAATAATTGAGATGACCGATGGCGGTGCAGATTATTGCTTTGAATGTGTGGGAATGGCATCATTGGTGCAAGAAGCTTATGCTTGCTGCCGCAAG GGTTGGGGAAAAACAATTGTGTTAGGAGTGGACAAGCCAGGGTCACAGGTGATTATTTCTTCAAGTGATATCCTTACTACTGGCAAATCCCTCACTGGAGTCATATTTGGAGGACTCAAACCCAAATCGGATATTCCTATTCTCCTAAATCGCTACATCAACAAG GAACTACAACTGGATGAGTTTGTGACACATGAAGTGACATTTGAAGACATCAACAAAGCTTTTGATTTACTCATTGAAGGGAAATCTCTGCGATGTGTAATCTGTATGAATGATCAGTGA
- the LOC101301649 gene encoding uncharacterized protein LOC101301649 — translation MESHYCPLEEIRQKRAAERLSKTSSGPDLSQIPPIDVGGMRKSESANRLSENDVSTLVSQIRDLDRKNAELEEQNKNLASMLEEKEAGSVALQKRLNDLEQNTVLSLRKALKDVAMEKDAAVVAREDLSAQLRMLKKRLKDAEEEQYRAEEDAASLRAELNMKQQQTMSGSLGALNSSANPPDQIQALENELANLKSELQQESMLRQQERQQLAEEQARASILTSENQELEEKLAALSRKSSESDRVASKGFSFEDKEILEKQMHDMAVVIEKLESSRQKLLMESDSQSSEIERLFEENSNFSSSHQEAMSIAVHWENQVKDCLKQNEELRGILDKLRTDQAKGLLDSHNNGSNKTGSAEYTTEVLSIKDQLAKEQSKAEALSAEELQLSARLQQTTQAYNGLARLYKPVLRNIESSLIKMKQDGPVTVG, via the exons ATGGAAAGTCATTATTGCCCC TTGGAAGAAATTCGTCAAAAGCGAGCTGCTGAAAGATTGAGCAAAACTTCTTCGGGCCCCGATCTCTCCCAGATCCCACCTATCG ATGTTGGAGGAATGCGAAAATCGGAGAGCGCAAATCGACTCTCTGAG AATGATGTTAGTACTTTAGTCTCTCAGATAAGAGACTTGGATAGGAAGAATGCTGAACTGGAAGAACAAAACAAGAATTTGGCTTCCATG CTTGAAGAAAAGGAAGCCGGGAGTGTTGCGCTGCAGAAACGTTTGAATGATCTG GAGCAAAATACTGTACTGTCTTTGAGGAAAGCTCTCAAGGATGTCGCGATGGAGAAAGATGCGGCAGTTGTTGCACGG GAGGATCTCTCCGCCCAGCTGCGTATGCTAAAGAAGCGTCTGAAGGACGCAGAAGAAGAACAGTATCGA GCTGAGGAAGATGCAGCATCCCTGAGAGCTGAGCTGAATATGAAACAACAACAAACAATGAGTGGCTCACTTGGTGCACTAAACTCAAGTGCTAATCCACCTGATCAGATACAGGCATTAGAAAACGAGTTAGCTAATTTAAAGTCCGAGTTACAG CAAGAATCAATGTTGAGACAGCAAGAACGACAGCAACTAGCAGAGGAGCAAGCTCGAGCATCCATACTCACATCTGAGAATCAAGAATTAGAAGAAAAACTTGCAGCTTTGTCTAGAAAGTCTTCAG AATCAGACAGAGTGGCCAGCAAGGGATTTTCATTT GAAGACAAAGAGATACTTGAGAAGCAGATGCATGACATGGCTGTAGTGATTGAGAAATTGGAAAGCAGTAGACAAAAGCTTTTAATGGAG AGTGATTCCCAATCTTCCGAGATAGAAAGGCTTTTTGAGGAGAACTCTAATTTTTCTAGTTCTCATCAGGAGGCTATGAGCATAGCTGTCCACTGGGAGAATCAG GTGAAAGACTGTCTTAAGCAAAATGAAGAGCTCCGAGGAATCTTAGATAAGTTAAGGACTGACCAGGCTAAGGGTTTGCTTGACTCCCATAACAATGGCTCTAACAAGACTGGTTCAGCTGAATATACAACTGAAGTTCTCTCTATCAAG GATCAACTTGCAAAAGAACAGAGTAAAGCAGAGGCATTATCGGCTGAGGAATTACAGCTCTCAGCAAGACTCCAACAGACCACTCAAGCATATAATGGGCTCGCACGCCT CTATAAACCGGTCTTGAGAAACATAGAAAGCAGCCTCATTAAGATGAAACAAGATGGCCCTGTGACGGTGGGGTAA
- the LOC101310857 gene encoding mediator of RNA polymerase II transcription subunit 30-like, with translation MEENEANATVTNPKTTQELAVEGQKHLEETIQSAFQILSSMNDELCNPLLWPTDSSAAGNGHSSLPNGVVVHSDSSSSENTNTQNHGDSSGAGGALEEARFRYKNSVTALRAVLAAIPDSHKEKSETCSPADETEVEKLEEQASNLRKELVKKNAYIKVLIDQLRDLITDISTWQSPCSV, from the exons ATGGAAGAGAACGAGGCGAACGCAACAGTAACAAACCCAAAGACGACGCAAGAGCTAGCAGTGGAAGGCCAGAAGCATCTAGAAGAGACGATACAGTCAGCTTTCCAGATCCTCTCCTCCATGAACGACGAGCTCTGTAACCCGCTTCTCTGGCCCACCGATTCCTCCGCCGCCGGGAACGGACATTCTTCTCTCCCAAACGGCGTCGTCGTTCATAGCGATTCGTCATCTTCTGAGAACACCAACACCCAAAATCACGGAGACTCTAGCGGAGCTGGCGGAGCCCTTGAGGAGGCTCGGTTTCGGTACAAGAACTCCGTGACGGCTCTCCGGGCTGTTCTGGCTGCCATTCCTGATTCTCACAAG GAAAAATCTGAAACTTGTTCGCCTGCAGACGAAACTGAAGTTGAGAAGTTGGAAGAGCAAGCCTCCAATTTGAGAAAG GAGCTTGTGAAGAAAAATGCATATATCAAGGTTCTTATAGATCAGCTACGAGATCTTATCACCGACATATCAACCTGGCAAAGTCCTTGTTCCGTCTGA